The bacterium DNA segment AATGAGTTGTTCTCGAGAGGACCCCACTAATCCCACACAGGTAAAAAAGCTATCCCAGTAATACATTTCCTGAAACATATCTTTATTCGGAACCAGAAAGGGATGCGGCAGTCCTATACGAAGGCCAACATCAGACGGCTGATGAATCGTAATCTGGTCCCAATAACTTTCAATGAAGTCCTCAACGGCTTTTTCCGACCGATTTTGAAAATAAGAATCGATATTTTCTTTTGATTTTCCAGGCTCTGAGTACATTTTTATCCTTTTCATCACACCTTCAATCTCTGCGAGTGGTCGCAAAGACACCACTAGAGGGGCATTTCCAGTGATTTAAAAAGCATATGTCACCTTTTTAGAGTAAGGAAATTCTTCACAAGCTATACAAAATTCTGGCGCTTTATTCGTTCAAATAGATAAGTCGGGTCTCAGAGGAGTTCATATTTGCCGCTACGATACTTGAGAGCGCCACGATACAGGGAAATTATTGAGAATTGCTATTGACCTGCGCATGCTCAAGTCCTACTCACCTTCCTCAGGCATGGAAGATCACTTCGATTTGAATAGACGACGACCATCGAAAGAATATTCAACATCTCCGAATCTTTGAACAAGAAGGACATCATCGATATATTCGGGAAAACGCGCTCTCATATCAGAAATCGTCGAGTGAACCGAGGGCGCATCCTCTGCCTCTATTCCCAATTCAAAATCCCATGAACCGATACAGTTGCATAATTCGACTATATTGGGCTGTGCCGCAGCATATTTATGTAGTTTCTCCGTAAATATCTGACTCGGATACCTGCAGCGAATTTGCAGGAAATAGGCCAAGAACGGCATCTCAGTAATTCTCATTCTAATAACCGGCGCCCCGATAACTCCAGACTGGATCAATTTATTCCGCCGATAGGTGATAGATGAGACAGGACGACCCAGTCTGCGAGCAAGCTCCCGAGCCGACAAAAGAGGCTGATTAGCAAGTTCTCCAACGATTTCGATGTCCCTCTCATCAAGCTTGACAGGAGTACATGGATATCCCGTTCGGAAAATCGCCCCTTGACGGCTCGACGAATGAAGGTAATTTTTCCCGTAGAACTCCCACCCGATTCCCTCCGCACAGATATATTGAGTAATGACCGCTCCTACCTGCCTCTTTAGACTGTCGAAAACATCTCCTGCTTCTTGGGTATCCCGTAACCACAACGAAAGGTAGTGAGAGTATTGCCCAGTCACTCGTGTAAGCCATGTTACACCGGGAAGGTTGGCAAGAGTCTGCTCTATTTTCGCTATTGGCATCCTGGCGCTTGGTGCAATCTGAATAAGATATTTTATGTGTCGCAGTCCCAGCTTAGCTTCATCTATCAATAAAGAAGTCTGCATGATGGACCGTCTGGACATTGATTCTATAGCATATCGCACCACACTCTGGGTTAGTTTACAGCTCTTGGCAAGGTCAGCTACCGAGGCAGAAGCATCCCGTTGCAATGCTAGGTAAACTGTACGTTCCTTGTCAGATAGCTTCATGTAGGACCCTTAGCATCATCAGGGAGTTACTGTCCGTGAAAGTTTATACCCCTTGAACCTCTCTGAACAAGAGTCAATCCAGCAGCTTAGATAGCAATAGATATATTGGACGTGCGATCGCAAGGCAGATAGTTAGGAAAACTCATCATATTTCAAGAAGCATAGAGGAATAATTATAGTGGGGTGTTGCAGTTCAGATCTTTGATCTCCTTGTTGGCGTAGATGAGCCCTAGTCTTGCTCGAAAGTTGAGAGAAGTTGGATATGATCTGAAATAGCCTTTTTGAGATCAAAGAAAAAGTAGGGAGCCTCGGCTGCTCGAAGCGACTTTCCAGGCGAATTACTCACCCAAAATGCCAGTCGTTGGGGCTCATAAATTACATTCTGGAAGTTAGATTTCATGGCAATTTCAGGAATAATTTCCTCCATAAAGAGTTCACGAGTAAGATTTCCTGAGTGTCGGGTAAGCACTTCACTCATCAGCTCATCGAAGTGCCCTCCATATACAAGATTTCGAACGCCAGGGAATTGTTTCTTGTCGTCATAAACCTCTTCTCCAGGACGAAAGACTCTGAACGTATCTCTATCTCTATAATAGAGCTCTGCTTCAAGCGACTTTCCATCACTCATAAGATAGGAGAAGGCATTGGTGCCTGGGGCCGAGGTGATTAGAGAGCGGACATCTTTCAGATTGTGTGCATAGGTGAGGATATCCCGAAGAAGAAAAATCATGGGTTTTCCCCGGAGCGTTTCATTCGGGGGCGATCCATAGCCCATCTCTCCGAGTGTGATGCCAGAAGCGTTCATCCCGGAAACAGCACCAAGAAATCCTACCCAACCAATGTTGGCAGACGGCTCCCCCTCTTCGGGAAAGTGAATAGTGATGAGGGGATAGTCGTGTAATCTCGAGATTCGATGAAGGCCCCAATCGAGTATTCGAATAACATACATCTCATGATTTCTGGTCGCATCAGGAAGGGCTCCCACGTTACTGCATGAGGTGCCGAGCTCTCCCTTCATCATCTGTTTTACGATCCCTTTAATGCGCCGTTTGCCACCCCACTCGGTTAAGGAGGGAAGAGCGTGAATGGCGTGGATAACATGAAGAGGCATGCGGGAGCCATGCGCGAGTCCTTGCATTTCATCGATATATTCCTGCGGGATAAATGGCCGGAGCCGTTCATAGACCTCGGCAAAGAGCTCTTCTGAGTGGAAAGTCTTTAGCGAATTTGTATAGAGCGCCCCAAGGTTTTCTTGGACCTCTTCTCGGAGCAATTTCCCCTGTTGATAGCCCCGTTCGTAGGGAGTGCCTGCTACGTACAGTACTCGAATGTTACTTCCGTCAATCCATTCGAGACGTGCTTTTTGCATAACCTGCTGTTCTTGTTCGAAGGACGTGATCCGATCGCTTCGAATGAGAAAGTGCATGGGATCAATCCGAGACAGACCGCAACCGGCGAAGAGCGTAAGAAAAAAAATGGCACTTAAGGAATAAGGCAAGGAAAGGAGTATGGAGTGATAGAATTTCATGTGAATAAAACGATAAAAACCGAAAAATAAATGCTCCTTATACCATTATAACGTTAGCTTGATTGATGAGCCAGTAAGAGTAAGGAGGTTCCCACGAGATGATCTTAAGATTTTGAGATTTCTTGAGGAAAGTAGGTCTGCTCGGAGCGGCTCTTAAGACCAGAGTTGATTCGTTCTCAAGGATACGAGCGGAACCGGATTACTTTCGGGCTAACGAATCTTAGAATCATGTAACAGCCCGCGTTCTTTTAGGGCTCTCTCTAGGAAGAGGCCTTTAGCGGAGACATACTCGGCTGAAACATTTGCTAAAATCCGAACATTCTCTGGAAGTGGATTTGTCAGAAATGCATCGGCTGTATTACGAAGCTCAGAATCGATGACGAGGGACCTTCCCGTTGTTGCTCCCTCAAGTCTTTGAATTGCTTCATTTGTCTTTAATTGGAGCGCCCAGCCCTGCATCTCTTGTGTAAATGCCTCGCCGATATCAGCACGATCTTTTTGCAAAAGCCCCTCAATATTGGCTTTTAAATAGTGATCAAGTTTATTTTTATCCCGTTGAATGTTTGTTTCCGAAAAAACGGCATCTATCGAAGCACTGTAGATTTTTCTTATATTTTCTGGCACCGGACGTTCTAGCCGTTCTTCAAGAATTGAAAGTTGTTCTTCAACCGTACGACGAAGGGAGCTCTCCCGCTCCATCGGTGTTCCAAGCTTGCGATATCGGTTAAAAGCTTCTTGTGTACTCCGTAATTCTTTGACAGATTCTCGCTCGGATTGAAGATTTGATTGCAATACTGCTAGACGCTTGCGTAATTCTTCGATATTTTGCTGCGGATTTTGCCCACGTCGTGGGTCTTGTTCATCGGCTTTTTGGGGGTGTCTTGATTCGTGCACCGAAGAAGAAGCTAATGCTTCGGCTGAGTTCCGTTCAATATGCGGGAGGGTTAGTGCTCCAAGTGCTGCAAGACTAGCAACTTTCCCTAACTTTCCTGTCAGCATTTTCGTATGCACCCTGACGAATAGAGACTTAGGACGCATAGATCCTAAGTGTGAACACACCTGATAGTCCGCGAATTGGCTATGCATCTTCGAAGACATCTCTTGCCGCAACAGTAAGGTTCTCGAATTTGCTAATCAAGTCAAAAATAATTTTTTTTGTTTGATTAACGCTTCAGTATCAAGTAACCCTTTTCGAGTCGATGGTTGTATTGGATGTACATAGGCTGAGTGAAGAGCATCGTAACGCCTTCATATTGTGCCGACAGAATGAGGCAACTCTTCTCACCTCCTCAGTTTTTTACCCTTTTTGTCTCTTAAGATGCCTGAACTCGACGACCTTTGGATGTGTATAAACGGAAATTGTGATGTCTGCTACCACCTTGTTTGCCTCACTACTTGATAAGAGGCTAGTTTTAACCCGTCAAAGAAATAAGATTCAGCAAGAGCGTATTGAAGGGGGGATTCCCCTTGATGTTTCAATAGCTTGCATATTTTTCTTCTTGTTAGGACCTGGAACTCTCGCTTTATGCTGGGCCCAAAATCCGAATGCACCAACAGCGCTTGCTTGTGGTGCCCCCGCAGTAACAGATAGTTATCTGGAAACAAAGACAGCGAGTGGAGATGAGTCAGTTGGTGGCCCGCTGAGCTGTGATCGGGCTCGTGAAATAGCCGACGCAGTCAATCAGCAGAATGGATGCTGCTACCATGAGTTTGCTCTTGAGCTGATGAAACGAGCAGAGCAAAGAGCCCGTAGAGCCTGTTCCGAGAAAGCAGGAAATAACTTCGCATGTGATATTTATGAAACTGATAGCACGGTCTGTACGGAAGGATGCGGCATTCTGACAACACCCTCGAATGATCCAAATGGGTGCGTAACTGATGACTCTGCTACGACATGTGTAGGGACTGCTCAAGCAAAAGAAATTGATAATGGACAATGTGTAATCCTGTGCAAAGCAACGGCAGAGGCTACAGCAGTGGGAGATTATGATGTCAGTTGCAGTGCATGCACGGCAGAAGTGAACTGTGGTGGTGCTGCAGAGGCTGAAATAGAAAAAAGAAAACGGATTTCGCAGCTTGAAGCGGAGAAGGAGGCGCTGGAGGCGAGGCTCGCAGCACTCAATCCCCAAGATCCGAACTATGCTCAAATTGCAGCCAATCTCATGATGAATATTGTTTCAATTGTTGCAGAGCTTAATACCCTCTACGACTTTTTTGAAAATATCCAAAAGCTTTTCAGCATTGGAAGAGTTCCAGGGAACTGTGAGTGACAGCTCGATGGAGTTTTCGTGCGGACGAACTCGTATTACTTTTTGTTTGAGAGAAAAAAATAGGAAGACGCAATGAAGAATCGCGGATTAATGATACTTCTTATAGTTTTATTTTTTAATGTGTGCTTTTTATCGAGGGGAGCTGCGGATGCACCTAATCCCATTCAGATAAAATGCGGCGGTATTTTTAAGCCGAAAGTTGCCAATGTCCCTGGAGATTCTGATAACTCAGTTCTTAGAAGATTAAAATTCGGGAAGCAGTTGCAACAGATTTCAACTGATCCAGCGATATATAACCAGACATTGGCATATACAGAGTTCTGTAAGCCTGATGATGTAAGCCTCCTTGCAGAATGTAGAGTAAGAAGTCAGCAAGATGCGATAAGTGATGCGATTGAAAACTGCCAAAAGGCTGCACAGTCTAGAGGTGAAGATGACAATATCTATCGATGTAAGCGAGAAGAGTGCAGTCCTCCGCTCAAAGAAAGTAGCTGCGTTAAACATTCAGCAAAGAATAAGTGTGAAGTGCTAGTGCCCCAGTTACAATGTCAATGTTCTTTAAAGAAGTACTTTGAACAACCATATGCCTCAACATCTACTGTTGCATGTGGCTGTACTTGTGATTGCACTGCTAGCGGTCAGGCTGAAATGCAGTGCACAAATTGTGATGGAACCTGTGTTCAGATAGGAGGAGCATCATTCTGTGGCGAAGTTTCTGAGTAGTTCTCCTAAGTAGAAATATATTAGCGATGCGTAGCAAGGGCCGAATGTTCAAGCGAATTCTCCCCCTGTCAAAAGCGTCGAGTTCAGTTTTTAGAGTGGTAATTTAATGAGGGGGGAAAGAAGCCTTGTCGCCAATGCCTATTCGCCCCAGAGAGCCTCTGTGATCATCCCCCAAATCTCTTATCCACCGTCATTCTTTTGGTTGAGCATGTCGCTCGTCAGAACTGATGAGGGCTAGCAATAAAACTAGAAAGAGAGAGGAAAGCCAGAGTTCTTTTGAGTGTCTTTATTGGTCAGCGAGCAAGAGCTTGACGGCCTGTATGTGTGAACACTCTCCTGGCTGCTGATATTCCCCCTCTCCTAAAAAGAGGTCGCAATCGCACGAGAGGTGTTTGTCTGAATACGATACGAGATGCTCTCTTGTGAATCCCTGAATGCGCACGGTGCTTTGATCCAAGATGCGGAATTGTTCTTCCAAAATGTAGGGAATTGCATTTTTTAGAAGCTTATTAATCTGAATAAATTGATTTTTTTCAAAGTATTCTCGAAGAAGTGCCTTTGCTTGTTGAATACTCTCCATAGACAGTTGGTGTATCTGATTACTCGTCTGTAAAAGAAGAGATATTAGCTCAGGCAGTTGCTCCCTGTTTGTATCAGTAACTTCTATCAAAATAATATTTAAATTGTTTTTCAAGGGGAGGGACCAGGGCTCTGGATCAGATACAATACTTGCAACAAGAAGATAGTCAGGATGATTGATTAACTCTTGGACTCTTTTCATGAAGGGTTTTGAGAAAGACTGCATTCGTCCAATTTCGTCAATGATAGCAACGCCCTTTTCTTGCTCCGGATGAAGTGCATTGAGGACAAAGGTATCAATGACATTTACATCTACTGAAAAAATATCTACCTGAACGTCTGATTGGATATCAACGGAGTGAGCAAAGAGAGCTGATGTCTTAGGAGGCTGAACCATCTCTGCTCGAAACCCAACCCTTTGCTCGTTTTTATCTCTGAGCTCATGGGCAATGATTCCAAACGCATTGTCAGACAGGGTGCGTATGACCTTTGAGAGCACGGTGCTCTTCCCGATTCCAGGCCGTCCTGTAATGAGAATTTTCATATCAGAACTGTAGAGCAAACCCCTTCGCTAAGAAATTACCTCCGATCTGTTTGTCTCATTACGTCCATGCCTATCATGGCAAAAGTGGTAAGGAGGTCGATTTCGTTAATGATTATAGTGAGTTGCTTCTTATCATCCGACTCGTGAAAGAGCACTGGAAATCTTAATATTCATATTTTAGAATTTCGTTTGATTATGGGGATATGGAGGGATAGTAAGCACGATAAAGTTTTATCCGAGCTTTGTCTGGCGGCACTCCATTGGTTGTCATTAGAGAGAGTGGTGTGTGTTAGGGCCAGATGACGGGGGTAGAATTCCGCGTATCCCAGTGGGCGACCAGGGTTTAGATCTGAACCGTTTCAGTCTGAATATCGATACGTCTCATTATCCTGCCAAGACGACACCTTCGTATTCAAATTTAAATCACCATACATCAGCAGGGAAGCGGAGTGGAGTTTTAGAAGTTTCTGGACTCAAGTTTCCCGTCGAGATTACGCGCGATACCGATAATCATCCACTCATAAAAGCAGATAGTATTCGCGATTTAGTTTTGGGGCAGGGGTATGTCCATGCGCAAGACCGCTTCTATCAAATGGACTTCACGAGGCGTAAACTCAAAGGAGAACTTGCAGCAATTCTTGGTCAGAGCGCTGTTTGCTCTGACGTTTATTACCGTGAATTTCGATTTCAACGTGTTGTTGAAAGACTCTTCGAAAGCCTTCCAGAATCACAACAACAGATTCTTAAAAGTTACGCTGATGGAGTAAATCATGCACTCAGCGGAAATAGGAGTAGTGATGCTGAAAAGAGAGCGTATCCTGTTTCTTCAGCATGGCAACCTACCGATTCTCTACTCGTAATGATTAGTATGTTTCAAGATCTTCAACCTGATAGTTTTCAGGTAAAACGGTCGCAGGCACTTATGAAAGAGTGTTTGTCGGAAGAGCTTTTTGCTTTTCTAACTCCTGCTCGAACTCGCTTTGATATTTTACCTGATGGTGAGCCTGCTCCGTATGAGCCGATGCAGATTCCCTCTAAGGATACGTTGCCTCAGCACCTTTTGCACAATGCAGTGCAAGCGAAAGACTTTGTAACAGTTGAGACCCCTCAGTCCACAATTGATGGATGGGCGATGCTCGTGGGCGATGGCGATAGTCGACGCACACTGCTTGCTAGTGAACAACACTCGAAGTTGCTTACTTCCGATGCCGTATTTAGAAATGAATTGCACTATCGCGGCCATCACCTATTTGGAATCAGTGTTCCTGGGAATCCGGGTCTTATCGGTGGGAGCAATCGGCATCTTTCGTGGAGTCTCACCAATTTATCGACCGATTGTTTTGATTACATACAGCTAGAGGTGCACCCCAAGATCTCGTCCTTATATAAAACGCCGGAAGGATGGGATGAGTTTGGAGAATCGATAGAAGAGATACAGGTGCTGAATCAAGAAGAGCCGATAATATTACGTCAGAAAACTACTCGCTGGGGAGTCGTTAGTAATTTTC contains these protein-coding regions:
- a CDS encoding Lrp/AsnC family transcriptional regulator: MKLSDKERTVYLALQRDASASVADLAKSCKLTQSVVRYAIESMSRRSIMQTSLLIDEAKLGLRHIKYLIQIAPSARMPIAKIEQTLANLPGVTWLTRVTGQYSHYLSLWLRDTQEAGDVFDSLKRQVGAVITQYICAEGIGWEFYGKNYLHSSSRQGAIFRTGYPCTPVKLDERDIEIVGELANQPLLSARELARRLGRPVSSITYRRNKLIQSGVIGAPVIRMRITEMPFLAYFLQIRCRYPSQIFTEKLHKYAAAQPNIVELCNCIGSWDFELGIEAEDAPSVHSTISDMRARFPEYIDDVLLVQRFGDVEYSFDGRRLFKSK